The region CTTTGTCGGGCACACCAAGGATGTCTTGAGTGTTGCCTTCTCTGCTGACAACCGCCAGATTGTGTCAGGCTCTCGGGATAAGACCATCAAGCTGTGGAACACTCTGGGAGTCTGCAAGTACACAATCCAGGTAGGGGCTGCCCAAGGGCTTTACAAGGCTTGCACAAGCCCTGCAAAGtggtcctgggtttcagaactacttTCAATTATCTAGGTGATCAGGAGTTTGAAACATTTTTACTCCAGTACTGCTCAAATATAACTCCCTATTAGTGTGATTGGTACAGTGTAGATTTTGTGCAAACTCCAGGTAATTTACCTAAGGAAAGTTCTGGAGCACAGGACCGGGTGCCAGGCTAGTGTGAGTTTTGAGTCCTGAAATTTGGTTTAGCTTCAGTATCTTAACTTGGAAGTGTGCTCTGAAGTAGTGATATGTCCTAAATCTGGTGCCTCCAGCATGGCTTTGTTCCTGCCAGGTTATCTGTTTCACCGATGCTGGGACAGTTCAGTTGAATCGAGGTCCTGGACTGCACTGGAACAGGTTGAAGATCACTAGCTTACAGTACTGTGTGTCTACTGTGTTCAGACCTGTCTGGAGAGGTGTTAGGCACCTGTGTGAGATCAATACTTGACAATTAGAATGGAGTACAAATATTCTTTAACACAACCCTGCCCTTCTCGCAGAAACTTCCAAATGGCTCTGAGCTCCAATTGTTGTTCTGAAGTTCAAACCGCATTTCACCACAATGCTTACCCACAAAATGCATGTAGTTTGAGCATGTCTTCAAAATCTGTTTGCTTGGGCTATATTATATTAAGCACCACAAAGCTTTTTATGTAACTTGCTGTCAGTGAAATTTGTATGCTGTTGAAATGAAAATGCCTGTACGTGCTGCCCCAAGTCTGTCCCAGTGATTATAAAATTCATGGTCCTGTCATCTGAACAACTCAGTTTTGATGACAAGTCCTGCAATTATGATGGGATATGCAAAGTTTCAAATTCTTTAATACTGGAGTTGTTCACATTTCACCTGGTATTGTGCAATAGGTTGTTGATTTTTCGATCTATTAAAATcagtattacaaatacagtactggaCCAGATCAGAGGTTCTACTAGATCAGTCAAGCAAAGCTGGATAGATGTCATTAACATCTTTGGTTTCCTTGCCTCCGCATCCCACCCACACCCCTGGCCACACACTCGCACAACTGTAAAGTGAATTGAAAGTTCAAGTAACGCATCAAAGCTGCAACCTGTTGCACAATTTAAGTTTTGTAATGTTTCAGTTAACTTGTTGCAGTCCTTAAATACATTGAAACACAGTTGAGATGCACACTATATGGTGGATTAGCCCTggcttttgtcctttttttaatgttttgttcctTTTTTCTCCAGGATGAAAGCCACACTGAATGGGCTTCCTGCGTGCGCTTCTCTCCAAACAGCAGCAACCCCATCATCGTCTCTTGCGGCTGGGACAAGATGGTTAAGGTGTGAATATTTGACTTCCAGTAAACCTAACCTTGTTAGCTAATTCCAAGAGTGTCCCAGTGATTACAAAATTCACGGTCCTATCATCTGAGCCATTAGGTTTTGATGACAAGTCCTGCAATTATGATGGGATGTAATTCAGATTCAAATGGCATAAACTGCTTGTGGAAATGTCATGTACTGTTATTAAATGTATTCCTCATGGTGCTTTAATTGAATCCATCTGTACAAGtactaaaactaaaaaagtgttttgaaagtttagGGCTTTATAATGAAGTTCTAATACTTGTTATTGAAAACTGTGGTTCTCAACTCTGCTTCCTGATGCTTGTGAGTTTCACACTTGTTAATGGTGTGAAACCTGTTAAGAATCGGGTTGCAAGCACTATTCCATAGGCAATAGAGACAGAAACCTGGACTCTACTGCCAGTTCTGTGCCTACAGTAATACTTGCTTATGAACTTGAGATTTGTGAAATGGTGGTTTGTATCTAAATATGTGTTTAAATTGCCAGGTCTGGAATTTGGCTAACTGTAAGCTGAAGACTAACCACATTGGACACACTGGCTATCTGAACACAGTCACGGTCTCTCCCGATGGCTCCCTGTGTGCCTCTGGTGGCAAGGTAAACAAAAGCAGGATCGTTAGATACACTTGCTTCTTTCATTCAAACTGCACATTAGACGCCTGTTTGCATATACACATTTAACCTTGGGAAATTTTAAATGTGCTGTGCACGTCTAGCTGTAGGATGGTATGGCGCACAGCATTACTGAAGAGTTTCGCTTGGaggctgtgtgagtgtgtgggtggcGTGAGCTGTGATGAAACCTTCAATGCCATCTGTATTGTACGGTGATGATAAAGAGGCTGTTTCTGAGCACAACCCTTGTTTTATTACTCATCTTTGTGGCAGAACATGTGTACATTAGCACACAGTTGCAGTGACGTGTTTCTTACTATGCATCATACAAATAGCTCATCAGGACCATCAAATGTATCATAGTGCACATTGCATTGTGACTGTTGTGAAACACATCTTACTGTGACATATTGCAAATGTATTGTTCTACCCCAAGTTCTACACACTGCTGCCTGTAGTCTGGATTCATGTTTCTTGAAAGACAGAAATGGCTACAATGGAGGTTGATTCTTTTAAAACCTGCAGTTCAATTAGTTCTATTTATTCTGTTATATTGTTTATCTTCTGTTACAGAAGTGGGTGACAATTGTCTCTgcagtttaataaattaaaaaaaaaaacctatgctCTACTGTAGTGGTATAGTGGAGGCTGCTGTACTTGTTTTACATGGAGAACCGCCTATCTAAATTGTGATAAGACTTTCAATGGAAATACTTTAGCAGAAGTTATTGCGTATTGGAATCTGGGTAGGAAGGAGGCCTCAGTCTTTGTTAAACTTGCATTACATGTGTAAGGTGAGgtatactttttttgttatttgtttgctCCCCATAGGTTGGCTTCAGTACATTATGTATGTGATTTGTCACAAACTGTTTTCGTACTAGTACAAAGTATGCAGGGTTTTGGCAGTGTAGTTACCCAATTTCTTACTGGTAGCTTTTTTATGTGAGTAGGTCCCTAGATTATGCTATTATGAATTTGATGCAAGGTCCTAACTGTGTATAGTTtggttttactgtagtttacaaaGATTGACTGGCAGTATTTTGTTCTCTTCCCATTAGGATGGTCAGGCAATGCTGTGGGACCTGAATGAAGGCAAGCACCTGTACACTTTGGATGGTGGAGACACAATCAACGCTCTGTGCTTCAGCCCCAACAGATACTGGCTGTGTGCTGCTACTGGACCCAGCATCAAGATCTGGGTGAGTTGCAGCTCAAATGTACCTTTCAGTGAGTTCATGTTCTAGGGAGAATTGTGTGGGAGTATCTACTAAAAGGAAAATAGATCTATTCTGTCTTTTGAATTGTGAAATGAGGAGTTCATAAACCGTAAGCTATGATGAAACTTTCAATGCCATCTGTATTGTACGGTGATGATAAAGAGGCTGTTTCTGAGCGCAACCCTTCTGTGTACTGTAGGTAAGTGAATGGTGAACCCATAAGGTAAAGGTTTACAGAAGTAAACCTACACTACCTTTGTTGCCACCAAACACTCCAGCTAAACCTGGAGTTCACATTGCATTCAGATCTGTCCAGCATTTTGAATGGTGCTGTAGATTTCTGTGGATTGTGTTTGTGTAACATAAGAACTAACTATCTCCCTCCGCTACAGGACTTGGAAGGCAAGATCATCGTTGATGAGCTGAGGCAGGAGGTGATCAGCACCAGCAGCAAGGCTGAGCCCCCACAGTGCACATCCCTGGCCTGGTCTGCAGATGGTCAGGTAAGAAGTGCTCGCCCTTTCTGTCGGGTGTGCCTGCTTCTTTCCCAGGCATTCTGACCATTCACTACTAGTCTGATTTTTTTACATTGGTAAACTCGTCCTGCATGTATGAGGGGCCACAGTGATTAAATAAGCATGCATTAGTTAGACCTCCTGTCTTGCTTCCTGAAATCACAAGGTGGTCATTTAACAATTGAAAATGGCAGCAATGCAGGTGCAGATCTTGGCTACACCTTGTAATTGTAAGAGCTGGAATGGATGGAAAGAGGTGCTGTGGATGAT is a window of Polyodon spathula isolate WHYD16114869_AA chromosome 12, ASM1765450v1, whole genome shotgun sequence DNA encoding:
- the LOC121324358 gene encoding receptor of activated protein C kinase 1; amino-acid sequence: MTEQMTLRGTLKGHNGWVTQIATTPQFPDMILSASRDKSIIMWKLTRDETNYGIPQRALRGHSHFVSDVVISSDGQFALSGSWDGTLRLWDLTTGTTTRRFVGHTKDVLSVAFSADNRQIVSGSRDKTIKLWNTLGVCKYTIQDESHTEWASCVRFSPNSSNPIIVSCGWDKMVKVWNLANCKLKTNHIGHTGYLNTVTVSPDGSLCASGGKDGQAMLWDLNEGKHLYTLDGGDTINALCFSPNRYWLCAATGPSIKIWDLEGKIIVDELRQEVISTSSKAEPPQCTSLAWSADGQTLFAGYTDNLIRVWQVTIGTR